A section of the Archocentrus centrarchus isolate MPI-CPG fArcCen1 chromosome 20, fArcCen1, whole genome shotgun sequence genome encodes:
- the cngb3.1 gene encoding cyclic nucleotide-gated cation channel beta-3: MFSRLQKLIGAPEPHPARAAAPASAPAPPAPPAQQDKPLEKKEDKEDQPKKEEEKTEDEKKEEEKKADEKKEEEEKKEQKKEEETKKEEPKIAPVPVQAPAVPAPAPAPTTAAPAADNPEGVEGEEVPPPPVVYSRYTDDTIRSLVKSLRERIEVLKEKVIDPYATSPEITPPVTPILKKDDYNQLKEEERIAKEEADKKKAEEAAKKAEEKKKKDEEKRLEAEKKAEEERLAEEAKKKQRILPEISCSCFDVLLHPVEEKMDAILGSTIDPFTDRRYISWLSVVALAYNYNVWFCSARLAFPYHNETANQYWIFFDILSDIVNVIDIVVWQPRLQFVKAGDIIKDRAMTKVHYRKSHRFKTDIFSILPFDLLCLYFEFSTIYRLNRFIRIDSFFEFSDRLESVMAKAYIWRVARTTGYLLYMLHLNACAYYVASVHQGLGTTTWVYDGNGTAYLRCYYYAVRSLINIGGLPEPVTTFEISFQMANFFIGVFVFSSLIGQMRDVIGAATAAQTYFRASMDGCVEYMNTYTIPKLVQNRVRTWYNYTWAAQGMLDESELLDKMPLVMRTAIAVDINLATFQKIALFQGCDQQMLVDMLLRLKSIIYLPGDFVVKKGDIGKEMYIIKSGAVQVVGGPDNSIVFVTLKAGSVFGEISLLQSAKDGGNRRTANVKAHGFANLFVLEKKDLFDILVHYPESQKVLARKGRKLVKAKAAVPAKGNEEKPKGLAMFGAKPPTPKLLKAFANLRKLKKMEEEK, from the exons CAGGACAAGCCACTTGAAAAGAAGGAAGACAAAGAGGATCAGccaaagaaagaggaggagaagacagaagacgaaaagaaagaagaggaaaagaaagcagatgaaaagaaagaggaggaggagaagaaggaacaaaagaaagaggaagagactAAAAAAGAAGAGCCAAAAATAG ctCCAGTACCTGTGCAAGCACCAGCTGTTcctgctcctgctcctgctccaaccactgctgctcctgctgctgataATCCAGAGGGGGTTGAAGG GGAAGAAGTTCCTCCGCCACCTGTTGTCTACTCCCGCTACACAGATGACACCATCAGAAGTTTAGTCAAGAGTTTAAGAGAGCGCATAGAAGTGCTCAAAGAGAAAGTCATAGACCCTTACGCCACATCTCCAGAAATCACACCGCCCGTCA CACCTATTCTGAAAAAGGATGACTACAACCAACTGAAGGAAGAGGAGCGCATAGCAAAGGAAGAAGCAGATAAAAAGAAGGCAGAAGAAGCGGCCAAGAAGgcggaggagaagaagaaaaaagatgaggagaagAGGCTGGAGGCCGAGAAGAAAGCCGAGGAGGAGAGGCTGGCAGAGGAGGCCAAGAAGAAACAAAGGATCCTCCCAGAAATCAGCTGCTCCTGCTTTGATGTCCTCCTCCATCCGGTTGAAGAAAAAATGGATGCCATCCTGGGAAGCACCATTGATCCTTTCACAG ATCGTCGATATATTTCCTGGCTGAGCGTCGTAGCGTTGGCATACAACTACAACGTCTGGTTTTGCTCTGCCAGGCTGGCTTTCCCTTACCACAATGAAACTGCCAACCAGTACTGGATATTCTTCGACATCCTTAGTGACATTGTAAACGTGATTGACATCGTTGTTTGGCAGCCTCGGCTTCAGTTTGTCAAAGCCGGAGACATTATT AAAGACAGAGCTATGACTAAGGTGCATTATCGGAAATCACATCGATTTAAG ACTGATATATTCAGCATCCTCCCCTTCGACCTTCTCTGCCTGTACTTTGAATTCTCCACCATATACCGACTGAACCGCTTCATCAGG ATTGATTCCTTTTTTGAGTTCAGCGATCGACTTGAGAGCGTCATGGCCAAAGCTTACATCTGGAG AGTTGCCCGCACCACAGGCTACCTGCTCTACATGCTTCATCTCAACGCCTGCGCGTACTACGTCGCCTCGGTACACCAGGGTCTTGGTACTACTACGTGGGTGTATGATGGGAACGGCACAGC GTACCTGCGTTGCTACTACTATGCAGTCCGCAGTCTGATCAACATCGGGGGTCTCCCAGAACCTGTAACCACCTTTGAGATTTCCTTTCAGATGGCCAACTTTTTCATTGGTGTCTTTGTGTTCTCCAGTTTGATCGGACAG ATGAGAGATGTCATAGGAGCAGCTACAGCAGCTCAGACATACTTCCGGGCATCAATGGATGGCTGTGTTGAGTACATGAACACCTATACAATCCCCAAGCTAGTCCAGAACAGAGTCCGGACCTGGTACAACTACACGTGGGCAGCTCAGGGAATGCTGG ATGAGTCCGAGCTCCTGGACAAGATGCCTCTGGTGATGAGAACTGCCATTGCTGTGGACATCAACCTCGCAACATTCCAGAAGATTGCATTGTTCCAG GGCTGTGACCAGCAGATGTTGGTGGACATGTTACTGAGGCTCAAGTCAATCATATATCTACCCGGAGACTTCGTTGTGAAGAAG GGTGACATCGGTAAAGAGATGTACATCATCAAAAGCGGAGcggtgcaggtggtgggaggaCCCGACAACAGCATTGTGTTCGTGACACTAAAGGCTGGCTCTGTGTTTGGGGAAATCAG TTTACTACAGTCTGCTAAAGATGGAGGAAACAGGCGCACCGCCAATGTAAAAGCTCACGGCTTCGCTAACCTTTTTGTGCTGGAGAAGAAAGACCTGTTTGATATCCTCGTCCACTACCCAGAGTCTCAGAAGGTGCTGGCCAGGAAGGGCAG GAAACTAGTCAAAGCCAAAGCTGCTGTACCTGCTAAAGGTAATGAGGAGAAACCGAAAGGCCTGGCTATGTTTGGAGCGAAACCACCAACACCCAAGCTACTCAAAGCCTTTGCCAATTTGAGAAAACTGAAG AAAATGGAAGAGGAGAAGTAG
- the nsmaf gene encoding protein FAN, giving the protein MAFLKTQERTKERFSLLLLDLEEYYFEQHTAYHGTSTLKKERKIRGSFKICSKSIIFDPEELAEPIIKIPLRDCKKIEFEEEEKNPFNEPRPSAISVLCRQVIYIKESNVIAPYRNEREEKKLTFQLEVWSKTEDVVQTILQLHRASCLEKLGDQTAMIAANLQSRMARSSFDKNCFQSVTEMPHMECAVEMVMPLVCNPGHVCVTNKNLYFQPLNGYPENVIQIKLHEVRRIYKRRNGLKPLGLEVFCSENDFCSDIYLKFYSTADRDEIYYYIASFLENHMTEHTAESYMLQWQRGHLSNYQYLLHLNNLADRSCNDLSQYPVFPWVIADYASTRLDMTNADTFRDLSKPVGALNKERLDRLLARYRGMPEPCFMYGSHYSSPGYVLFYLVRVAPEHMLCLQNGRYDNADRMFNSIGETWKNCLEGATDFKELIPEFYGTDFSFLENALNLDLGRKQNGSLVGDVVLPPWATDASDFLEKHRAALESQYVSEHLHEWIDLVFGFKQRGSEAVAAHNVFHPLTYEGGIDCDSIEDTDQRIAMLTQILEFGQTPKQLFTSPHPQRITPRFQNITRSPSINAPDGELSPASQGEDSSFEDLTEEGRKLAWANMESLKPISSCKIHKEAVTGIAVSQDGSAIFSTSQDSTLKMFSKELKDFQRSMSFSNMALSSCLILADGKTVVCSSWDNNVYFYSIPYGRRQDTLMGHDDAVSKMCWFDDRLYTASWDSTVKVWECASESLSTHKRSQFNLLAELEHDAGVNTVGLNPAGTLLVSGCKDGTVTIWDTSSYGALQQVHCHAGTIHHTAFSPDSRHVLSVGADSCMKVVDVQTGMVISSVKAEEEQRCFCWDGNSVLCGGKSGDLLLWDLLTNTVTKRISAHSGAVTAMWMSELCTTVITGGEDRQVIFWKLQS; this is encoded by the exons ATGGCGTTTTTAAAGACACAAGAACGAACTAAAGAAAG GTTTTCTCTCTTGTTGCTGGATTTGGAGGAATATTATTTTGAGCAGCACACTGCGTACCACGGgacaagcactttaaaaaaggaGAG AAAAATCAGAGGTTCATTCAAGATTTGTTCCAAATCTATCATATTTGATCCAGAGGAGCTTGCAGAGCCGATtataaag ATTCCTCTGCGAGATTGCAAGAAGATTGAGtttgaggaggaagagaagaaccCTTTTAATGA GCCTAGGCCATCAGCAATATCTGTTTTATGCAGGCAG gTTATTTACATCAAGGAAAGCAATGTTATCGCGCCTTACAGAAATGAGAGG gaagaaaagaagctGACCTTTCAGTTAGAAGTTTGGAGTAAAACGGAGGATGTTGTCCAGACGATACTTCAG CTCCACAGGGCTTCCTGTTTGGAAAAACTTGGGGACCAGACTGCAATG ATTGCTGCCAATCTGCAATCACGAATGGCAAGGTCTTCATTTGACAAAAACTG CTTTCAGAGTGTTACTGAGATGCCTCACATGGAGTGTGCAGTGGAGATGGTCATGCCTCTGGTGTGCAATCCAGGCCATGTCTGTGTAACAAATAAAAACCTCTACTTCCAGCCTCTCAATGGATATCCG GAAAATGTGATTCAAATAAAGCTGCACGAAGTCAGGAGAATCTACAAAAGACGGAATGGCCTTAAACCCCTT GGTCTGGAGGTTTTCTGTTCTGAGAACGACTTCTGTTCAGACATATACCTGAAGTTTTACAGCACGGCCGACAGAGATGAAATCTACTACTACATCGCAAGTTTCCTGG AGAACCACATGACCGAACACACAGCAGAGAGTTACATGTTGCAGTGGCAGCGCGGCCATCTCAGCAACTACCAGTATCTCCTCCACCTGAACAACCTGGCTGACCGCAGCTGCAACGACCTCTCGCAGTATCCCGTCTTCCCCTGGGTCATTGCTGACTATGCCAGCACGCGATTAG acaTGACTAACGCTGACACATTCAGAGACTTGAGCAAACCTGTGGGAGCCCTGAACAAAGAGCGACTGGACAGGCTGCTG GCTCGCTACAGAGGTATGCCTGAACCTTGCTTCATGTACGGCAGCCATTACTCATCTCCAGGCTACGTCCTTTTTTACCTCGTCAGAGTCG CTCCAGAGCACATGCTGTGTCTCCAGAATGGCCGCTATGACAATGCTGATCGAATGTTTAATAG catAGGTGAAACGTGGAAAAACTGCTTGGAGGGAGCAACTGACTTCAAGGAG TTGATCCCAGAGTTTTATGGAACTGACTTCAGCTTCCTGGAAAATGCACTGAATCTTGATTTGGGAAGAAAGCAGAATGGAAGTTTAGTTGGTGATGTTGTTCTCCCACCGTGGGCCACAG ACGCCAGTGATTTTCTGGAAAAGCATAGGGCCGCCCTGGAGAGTCAGTATGTGTCAGAACACCTTCACGAGTGGATCGACTTGGTGTTTGGCTTTAAGCAGAGAGGCAGTGAAGCTGTGGCAGCTCACAATG tgTTTCACCCACTGACCTATGAGGGAGGGATCGACTGTGACAG CATTGAGGACACTGATCAGAGAATCGCCATGCTGACACAGATCCTGGAGTTTGGCCAGACGCCCAAACAGCTGTTCACCAGCCCTCACCCTCAGAGGATCACCCCGAGGTTTCAGAACATTACGCGAAGCCCCAGCATCAACGCGCCTGATGGCGAACTCTCTCCAG CCTCTCAGGGTGAGGACTCGTCCTTCGAAGATCTCACTGAGGAGGGCAGGAAGTTGGCCTGGGCAAACATGGAAAGTTTGAAACCCATTTCCAGCTGCAAGATCCATAAAGA AGCTGTGACGGGCATTGCTGTGTCGCAAGATGGATCAGCTATTTTCTCCACATCTCAAG ACTCAAcacttaaaatgttttccaaGGAGCTGAAAGACTTCCAGAGAAGCATGTCCTTCTCTAACATG GCATTGTCATCATGTTTAATACTGGCAGATGGTAAAACTGTGGTCTGTTCTTCGTGGGACAACAATGT TTATTTCTACTCCATCCCGTACGGCAGGCGGCAGGACACTCTGATGGGTCATGATGATGCTGTCAGTAAAATGTGTTGGTTTGATGACAGACTCTACACAGCATCCTGGGATTCCACCGTCAAG GTCTGGGAGTGTGCTTCTGAAAGCTTATCCACTCACAAGAGATCCCAGTTTAATTTGCTGGCTGAGTTGGAACATGATGCTGGG GTGAATACggtgggtttgaatccagctgGGACTCTGCTGGTGTCTGGCTGTAAAGATGGGACCGTCACCATCTGGGACACCAGCAGCTACGGAGCTCTGCAGCAAGTCCACTGCCATGCTGGGACCATCCACCACACAGCTTTCAGTCCTG ATAGCCGACACGTTCTCAGTGTCGGTGCCGACTCCTGCATGAAGGTTGTCGACGTCCAGACGGGAATGGTGATCTCCTCTGTGAAagctgaggaggagcagag gtGTTTCTGCTGGGACGGAAACTCGGTGCTGTGTGGGGGAAAGTCTGGTGACCTCCTTCTGTGGGACCTTCTCACCAACACGGTCACCAAGAGGATCTCTGCACACTCAG GCGCTGTCACAGCCATGTGGATGAGTGAGCTGTGCACCACAGTGATCACAGGCGGAGAGGACCGACAGGTAATCTTCTGGAAGCTCCAGAGTTAA